The Megalopta genalis isolate 19385.01 chromosome 12, iyMegGena1_principal, whole genome shotgun sequence genome window below encodes:
- the LOC117228748 gene encoding uncharacterized protein LOC117228748, with product MAKRATALGVSLPLLAVLFGILSGSVCQSVCPSNCVCQYSLQPRTVMCSKRNLATFPENISDLVEELNLSNNLLTHVTNDINRLIDLQYLNLARNQLSSLPSDISGLTKLKKFDLTGNRIHSIGDISSVKQLTSLIYLYLARNPIESLEGLINLNVQVLDVSQCEIQQLSKFSLVGLKAVISLSLAGNPLKFIQEASSPNLGWLDLSDCQLNYLSAYTFNGFPKLQELRMSNNPKLVYSTRNSTLTHDKLKKLIATRCNLDRPGLHGFPSLTHARLTGNMINLLPDRIFAKNRELGFLYLNGNGVENLNSSTFDGLVKLQVLDLSENNLREVHPMTFHDNVELKQLNLSYNILYEVPKLVSGIMHLDISSNAIGKLDENFLTDMPKIRSVVLSDNKLETIPSNIRSISLRNLDLKRNRLVQLNNDTFEQLPQLIRVDLSGNRLTEALDPAIFRNNAELNIIKLDDNPWRCDCKELFVLYSFLTLPPAKTSESNLLCQSPSNVSGYTWESACYDLWHGSVYHSRDRTWGFVMVTLLAIIVLFGSFVTIRHMMRIKRREIEQRLQEESMRPLRRRTRIVHEEESIERVERADPRINPMELIGPPSYEEAIQMPRMARSLGNLDEISVDRSTTRIAGSADNLRIRQKRTRRLKKRIQSEDDLLRREERRIERLKRAVGNGRPELPAADSQRTSRPSLANRSRRHSVISDSVESGSGRLRTRPQTPSARKKRRRRTVYDGHSTDDEDSDIQRIHLSRSIVIRELRKEPKSGYRDSSADVESDRL from the exons ATGGCGAAACGAGCAACGGCACTCGGTGTCTCGCTTCCTTTGCTGGCGGTGCTCTTCGGGATCCTGTCGGGCTCGGTCTGCCAAAGCGTTTGTCCCTCGAACTGCGTGTGCCAGTACAGCCTACAGCCGCGAACTGTCATGTGCTCGAAGCGAAATCTGGCAACGTTCCCGGAGAATATTAGCGACTTA GTGGAGGAATTAAATTTATCGAACAACCTGTTGACGCACGTAACCAATGATATTAATCGACTGATAGATCTACAGTACCTGAACTTAGCGAGAAACCAGTTGAGCTCGCTGCCCAGCGACATCAGCGGCCTGACCAAGTTAAAGAAGTTCGACCTCACTGGGAACAGAATACACAGTATCGGTGATATTAGCTCCGTGAAGCAACTGACGTCTCTGATATACCTGTACTTGGCCAGGAATCCGATCGAGAGTTTAGAGGGATTAATAAACCTCAACGTCCAGGTTCTAGACGTTAGTCAATGCG AAATACAGCAACTAAGCAAGTTTTCTCTGGTCGGTCTAAAAGCAGTAATTTCGCTAAGCTTGGCAGGAAACCCTTTGAAATTCATTCAGGAAGCATCGAGTCCTAACCTAGGCTGGCTCGATCTGTCAGACTGCCAGTTGAATTATTTGAGTGCCTATACTTTCAACGGATTTCCAAAACTTCAAGAGCTTCGAATGTCCAACAATCCGAAATTAGTCTATAGCACAAG AAACTCAACATTGACCCACGACAAGCTGAAGAAACTTATCGCGACAAGATGCAATCTGGACAGGCCAGGCCTGCACGGATTTCCGTCGTTGACGCATGCCCGATTAACCGGTAACATGATCAATTTATTGCCGGATCGTATTTTCGCGAAGAACCGGGAGCTTGGTTTTTTATACCTGAACGGGAACGGCGTGGAAAACTTAAACTCCAGCACCTTCGATGGTTTGGTGAAGCTTCAGGTGCTGGACCTGTCCGAGAATAATCTCAGAGAGGTTCACCCGATGACGTTCCACGATAACGTCGAGCTGAAGCAGCTCAACCTGTCCTATAACATCCTGTACGAAGTCCCGAAGCTCGTGTCAGGGATCATGCATCTGGACATATCGTCGAATGCAATTGGAAAGCTGGACGAAAACTTCCTGACGGACATGCCGAAGATTCGGAGCGTCGTACTGAGCGATAACAAATTGGAAACGATACCGAGCAACATCAGATCCATCTCGCTGAGGAACCTGGATCTAAAAAGGAACCGGCTCGTGCAATTGAATAATGACACCTTCGAGCAATTACCGCAACTCATACGAGTGGATCTGTCAG GTAACCGTTTGACCGAAGCTTTGGATCCTGCAATTTTTCGGAACAACGCGGAGCTGAACATCATCAAGTTGGACGACAATCCGTGGCGTTGCGACTGCAAAGAATTGTTCGTTCTATACAGCTTTTTAACACTGCCACCTGCCAAAACATCCGAGTCGAATTTACTCTGCCAGAGCCCGTCGAACGTTTCCGGATATACTTGGGAGTCTGCCTGCTACGATTTGTGGCACGGATCGGTGTACCATAGTCGAGACAGAACCTGGGGCTTTGTGATGGTCACCCTTCTTGCTATCATCGTACTGTTCGGAAGTTTCGTCACTATTCGACACATGATGCGCATAAAAAGAAGGGAAATAGAGCAAAGGCTCCAAGAGGAATCGATGAGACCGCTGCGGCGACG AACCCGCATCGTGCACGAGGAAGAGAGCATCGAGCGCGTGGAGCGCGCAGATCCCAGAATCAACCCCATGGAGTTAATTGGGCCGCCTAGTTACGAGGAGGCGATACAAATGCCGAGGATGGCTCGTTCCTTGGGCAACCTGGACGAGATTTCAGTGGACAGATCGACCACCCGGATCGCCGGTTCCGCGGACAATTTGAGGATCAGACAGAAGCGGACGAGAAGGTTGAAGAAGCGTATCCAAAGCGAGGACGACTTGCTCCGAAGGGAAGAGCGCCGGATCGAGCGATTGAAGAGGGCCGTCGGTAACGGCAGGCCGGAGTTACCAGCGGCTGATAGCCAGCGGACTTCCAGGCCTTCGTTGGCGAACAGATCCAGAAGACACAGCGTGATCAGCGACAGCGTCGAGTCCGGAAGCGGAAGACTCCGGACTAGGCCGCAAACGCCCAGCGCGAGGAAAAAGAGGCGAAGACGCACGGTTTACGACGGCCACTCGACGGATGACGAGGACTCGGACATACAGCGTATTCACTTGTCCAGGTCCATCGTCATCAGGGAGCTGCGAAAGGAGCCGAAGAGCGGCTACAGAGATTCCTCCGCGGATGTTGAATCGGATCGTCTCTGA